The Candidatus Rokuibacteriota bacterium genome has a segment encoding these proteins:
- a CDS encoding CoB--CoM heterodisulfide reductase iron-sulfur subunit A family protein, with translation MASDTLLIIGGGPAGLEAARGAADLGCKAVLVEQRAALGGTPISAHYAALTHGMRDAAEVMGEMVAAVANDSLVDVRLGTTVTGITGAAGDFAVTLRRDGAEERVSAGAIIVATGFDHFDPGRATQQYGYYMYDDVITLTDAEKMLKEGKFVRPSTGQPPERVCFIQCVGSRDRHIGNEYCSKVCCGIASKQAIEIRERLPQCRVFIFYIDMRMYGYWENDLYWPAQEKHKVNYIKGVISEVVLKGDRLIVRGEDTTMNRPMEVPMDIVILSNGMEPSAGTKAVARTLGLRQNKYGFIDVAHDTLDPVTTSVPGIFVAGAAAGPKDLDDTMGMAGAATMKAVATIRRHARMTSAR, from the coding sequence ATGGCCAGTGACACCCTGCTGATCATCGGGGGCGGCCCGGCGGGGCTCGAGGCCGCGCGGGGCGCCGCCGACCTCGGCTGCAAGGCGGTCCTGGTGGAGCAGCGGGCCGCGCTCGGCGGCACGCCCATCTCGGCCCACTACGCGGCGCTCACCCACGGGATGCGGGATGCGGCGGAGGTGATGGGGGAGATGGTCGCCGCCGTGGCGAACGACTCGCTGGTGGACGTCCGCCTGGGCACCACCGTCACGGGGATCACCGGCGCAGCCGGTGACTTCGCCGTGACGCTCCGGCGAGATGGGGCCGAGGAGCGGGTCTCGGCCGGGGCCATCATCGTCGCCACGGGCTTCGACCACTTCGACCCGGGCCGGGCCACCCAGCAGTACGGGTACTACATGTACGACGACGTGATCACGCTGACGGATGCCGAGAAGATGCTGAAGGAGGGGAAGTTCGTCCGGCCCTCGACGGGGCAGCCGCCGGAGCGCGTCTGCTTCATCCAGTGCGTCGGGTCGCGCGACCGCCACATCGGCAACGAGTACTGCTCGAAGGTCTGCTGCGGCATCGCCTCCAAGCAGGCCATCGAGATCCGGGAGAGGCTCCCGCAGTGCCGGGTGTTCATCTTCTACATCGACATGCGGATGTACGGCTACTGGGAGAACGACCTCTACTGGCCCGCCCAGGAGAAGCACAAGGTCAACTACATCAAGGGCGTGATCTCCGAGGTCGTCCTGAAGGGCGACCGGCTGATCGTCCGGGGCGAGGACACCACGATGAACCGGCCCATGGAGGTCCCCATGGACATCGTGATCCTCAGCAACGGCATGGAGCCCAGCGCCGGGACCAAGGCCGTGGCGCGCACCCTCGGCCTGCGCCAGAACAAGTACGGCTTCATCGACGTCGCCCACGACACGCTGGACCCGGTGACGACGTCGGTGCCGGGGATCTTCGTCGCGGGCGCCGCCGCGGGGCCCAAGGACCTGGACGACACCATGGGGATGGCGGGAGCCGCCACCATGAAGGCCGTCGCCACCATCCGCCGCCACGCCCGCATGACCTCCGCGCGATGA